A window of the Brassica napus cultivar Da-Ae chromosome A2, Da-Ae, whole genome shotgun sequence genome harbors these coding sequences:
- the LOC106382673 gene encoding 25S rRNA (cytosine-C(5))-methyltransferase NSUN5-like, giving the protein MARHKSNAPPKLTRQPRKPQQSSGAERSALYARREAAKVLHTVLRGDAERRAVASIKSLVFSPSVRNKRGTFALVCETLKYLDVIKDVLEIANVLNSKWKRQEPLVYIICYDILFGKETPSIGDAEKFLMRRKDALLSGLATLLVRKKVKSVEELLDLSQLNGHIKQRYVRVNTLKMDVDSAVKELEKLYKVQKDETVPDLLVMPPGSDLHAHPLVMNGRIFLQGKGSSMVAAALQPEAGWEVIDACSAPGNKTVHLASLMKGQGKIIACELNEERVKRLEQTIKLSGATNIDVFHGDFLSLNPADPSFAKVRAILLDPSCSGSGTVTDRLDHLLPSHSTAADNTNYDSIRLHKLAVFQKKALAHALSFPQVERVVYSTCSIHQIENEDVVSSLLPLASSLGFKLATPFPQWQRRGLPVFAGSEHLLRMDPVEDKEGFFIALFTKTNNLDNPKASELPEGECRGRRKRFYPFLWPKVFFRAWNGRLHGSRR; this is encoded by the exons ATGGCGCGTCACAAATCAAACGCGCCGCCGAAACTCACACGACAGCCGCGGAAGCCACAACAGTCCTCCGGCGCCGAGAGATCAGCTTTATACGCCAGAAGAGAAGCGGCCAAAGTCCTCCACACCGTTCTCCGAGGCGACGCCGAGCGCCGAGCCGTCGCTTCGATAAAGTCACTCGTCTTCAGCCCTTCCGTACGCAACAAACGCGGCACCTTCGCTCTCGTCTGCGAGACGCTAAAGT ATCTTGATGTGATAAAGGATGTTCTTGAAATCGCTAACGTGTTGAATAGCAAATGGAAG AGGCAAGAGCCATTGGTCTACATCATTTGCTATGATATCCTTTTCGGCAAG GAGACTCCATCGATTGGTGATGCTGAGAAGTTTCTCATGCGGCGTAAAGATGCTCTACTGTCAGGTTTAGCCACGCTTTTAGTGAGGAAGAAAGTTAAAAGCGTTGAAGAGTTGCTGGATCTTTCTCAGCTTAATG GTCATATAAAGCAACGTTATGTTCGTGTAAATACACTTAAGATGGATGTAGATTCAGCAGTGAAGGAGCTGGAGAAACTGTATAAG GTGCAGAAGGATGAGACAGTTCCTGACTTGTTGGTGATGCCACCTGGCAGCGATTTGCATGCTCATCCGTTGGTTATGAATGGGCGTATATTTTTGCAG GGAAAGGGAAGTTCAATGGTAGCAGCAGCACTGCAGCCAGAAGCAGGATGGGAG GTTATTGATGCCTGTTCAGCTCCAGGCAACAAAACTGTTCATCTTGCTTCTCTTATGAAAGGACAAGGAAAAATCATAGCATGTGAGCTAAATGAAGAACGAGTAAAGCGTTTGGAACAGACTATTAAGCTGTCTGGTGCTACCA ATATTGATGTCTTTCATGGTGATTTCCTGAGTCTAAATCCGGCAGATCCTTCTTTTGCCAAG GTTCGAGCTATATTGTTGGATCCTTCTTGCTCTGGCTCTGGAACCGTTACAGATCGTCTGGaccatcttcttccttctcatTCAACAGCAGCAG ATAACACGAACTATGACTCCATAAGACTCCACAAACTCGCTGTTTTCCAGAAGAAGGCTCTTGCTCATGCACTCTCCT TTCCACAGGTTGAGAGAGTAGTATACAGCACATGCTCCATCCACCAGATAGAAAACGAAGATGTGGTTTCTTCTCTATTACCTCTGGCTTCATCCTTGGGCTTCAAACTCGCTACCCCTTTTCCTCAGTGGCAGCGTCGCGGTCTCCCTGTATTCGCAGGAT CTGAGCATTTACTCAGGATGGATCCGGTGGAGGATAAAGAAGGGTTCTTCATCGCTTTGTTCACCAAGACAAACAACCTTGATAATCCAAAAGCGTCTGAGCTTCCAGAAGGAGAATGTAGAGGAAGACGCAAAAGGTTTTATCCATTTCTTTGGCCCAAAGTGTTCTTCAGAGCTTGGAATGGGAGGTTGCACGGGTCCAGGAGGTGA
- the LOC125580899 gene encoding PHD finger protein ALFIN-LIKE 4-like translates to MNRDGAYNPRTVEEVFRDYNGRRNGMIKALTTDVHEFHRLCDPEKENLCLYGLPSEDWEVNLPAEEVPPELPEPVLGINFARNGMLEKDWLSLVAVHSDAWLMAVAFFFGARFGFDKADRKRLFNMVNDLPTVFEVVTDFLARKLSKEKYSVSNNSSNRSKSNSKRGGSEARPIAKPAPKEEEEEEEENDDDDEEGDTACGACGETYARDEFWICCDMCENWFHGKCVKITPARAEHIKQYKCPSCSNNKRGRS, encoded by the exons ATGAACAGAGATGGCGCGTACAACCCACGCACTGTGGAGGAGGTTTTCAGAGATTATAATGGGCGTAGGAATGGCATGATTAAGGCTTTAACCACCG ATGTTCATGAGTTCCACCGCCTTTGTGATCCCG AGAAGGAGAACTTGTGCCTTTATGGGCTCCCTAGTGAGGACTGGGAAGTGAATCTACCAGCTGAAGAGGTTCCCCCTGAGCTCCCAGAGCCTGTTTTGGGTATCAACTTCGCCCGAAACGGGATGCTGGAGAAGGACTGGCTGTCCCTCGTCGCTGTCCACAGTGACGCATGGCTTATGGCAGTTGCTTTCTTTTTCGGAGCCAGGTTTGGCTTTGACAAAGCTGATAG GAAACGCCTCTTCAATATGGTGAACGACCTGCCAACGGTTTTCGAGGTTGTGACTGACTTTCTTGCTAGGAAACTGTCAAAGGAGAAATACTCTGTTTCCAACAACAGCAGCAACAGATCCAAATCAAACTCCAAg CGAGGAGGATCAGAGGCTCGGCCCATCGCAAAGCCAGCGCCcaaagaggaagaggaggaggaagaggagaatgatgatgatgatgaggaaggTGATACAGCGTGTGGGGCATGTGGTGAGACCTATGCACGTGATGAGTTCTGGATCTGCTGTGACATGTGTGAGAATTGGTTCCATGGGAAGTGCGTGAAGATAACGCCGGCCAGGGCTGAGCACATCAAGCAGTATAAGTGCCCATCTTGCAGCAACAACAAGAGGGGTCGGTCCTAA
- the LOC125580902 gene encoding elongation factor 2: protein MVKFTSDELRRIMDYKHNIRNMSVIAHVDHGKSTLTDSLVAAAGIIAQEVAGDVRMTDTRADEAERGITIKSTGISLYYEMTDASLKSFTGARDGNEYLINLIDSPGHVDFSSEVTAALRITDGALVVVDCIEGVCVQTETVLRQALGERIRPVLTVNKMDRCFLELQVDGEEAYQTFQRVIENANVIMATYEDPLLGDVQVYPEKGTVAFSAGLHGWAFTLTNFAKMYASKFGVDETKMMERLWGENFFDPATRKWSGKNTGSATCKRGFVQFCYEPIKQIIATCMNDQKDKLWPMLQKLGVQMKSDEKELMGKPLMKRVMQTWLPASTALLEMMIFHLPSPHTAQRYRVENLYEGPLDDQYATAIRNCDPNGPLMLYVSKMIPASDKGRFFAFGRVFSGKVSTGMKVRIMGPNFVPGEKKDLYVKSVQRTVIWMGKRQETVEDVPCGNTVAMVGLDQFITKNATLTNEKEVDAHPIRAMKFSVSPVVRVAVQCKVASDLPKLVEGLKRLAKSDPMVVCTMEESGEHIVAGAGELHLEICLKDLQDDFMGGAEIVKSDPVVSFRETVLERSVRTVMSKSPNKHNRLYMEARPLEDGLAEAIDDGRIGPRDDPKIRSKILAEEFGWDKDLAKKIWAFGPETTGPNMVVDMCKGVQYLNEIKDSVVAGFQWASKEGPLCDENMRGICFEVCDVVLHSDAIHRGGGQVIPTARRVIYASQLTAKPRLLEPVYMVEIQAPEGALGGIYSVLNQKRGHVFEEMQRPGTPLYNIKAYLPVVESFGFSSQLRAATSGQAFPQCVFDHWEMMSSDPLEAGSQASTLVADIRKRKGMKEQMTPLSDFEDKL from the exons ATG GTGAAGTTTACATCCGATGAGCTTCGTCGGATCATGGATTACAAACACAACATCCGTAACATGTCCGTTATTGCCCATGTCGACCATG GTAAATCCACCCTCACTGACTCCTTGGTCGCTGCTGCTGGTATCATTGCCCAAGAAGTTGCTGGTGATGTCCGTATGACTGATACTCGTGCTGACGAGGCTGAACGTGGTATCACCATCAAGTCAAcgggtatctctctctactaCGAGATGACCGATGCTTCCTTGAAGAGCTTCACTGGCGCCAGAGATGGAAACGAGTATCTTATCAACCTCATTGACTCTCCTGGCCACGTTGACTTCTCCTCTGAGGTCACTGCTGCTCTCCGTATCACCGATGGTGCCCTTGTTGTCGTCGACTGTATCGAGGGTGTCTGTGTTCAGACTGAGACTGTGCTGCGTCAGGCTCTTGGTGAGAGGATTAGGCCCGTGCTCACTGTGAACAAGATGGATAGGTGTTTCCTTGAGCTTCAGGTTGATGGTGAGGAGGCTTACCAGACGTTCCAGAGGGTTATTGAGAACGCTAATGTCATCATGGCGACGTATGAGGATCCTCTCCTTGGTGATGTTCAGGTCTACCCTGAGAAGGGAACTGTCGCCTTCTCTGCTGGTCTCCATGGATGGGCTTTCACGCTGACCAACTTTGCGAAGATGTATGCTTCGAAGTTCGGTGTGGACGAGACTAAGATGATGGAGAGGCTGTGGGGTGAGAATTTCTTTGACCCTGCTACAAGGAAGTGGAGCGGCAAGAACACTGGGTCCGCTACTTGCAAGCGTGGGTTTGTGCAGTTCTGTTATGAGCCCATCAAGCAGATCATTGCTACTTGCATGAATGACCAGAAGGATAAGTTGTGGCCTATGTTGCAGAAGCTTGGTGTGCAGATGAAGTCTGATGAGAAGGAGCTCATGGGTAAGCCTTTGATGAAGCGTGTCATGCAGACTTGGCTCCCTGCAAGTACCGCATTGCTTGAGATGATGATCTTTCACCTTCCGTCGCCCCACACTGCACAGAGGTACCGTGTTGAGAATCTCTATGAAGGTCCTCTCGATGATCAGTACGCCACTGCCATCAGAAACTGTGATCCTAATGGCCCTCTCATGCTCTATGTTTCTAAGATGATTCCTGCCTCAGACAAGGGGAGATTCTTTGCTTTTGGTCGTGTCTTCTCTGGAAAGGTGTCCACCGGTATGAAGGTCAGAATCATGGGTCCCAACTTTGTTCCTGGTGAGAAGAAGGATCTTTACGTCAAGAGTGTTCAGAGGACTGTCATCTGGATGGGTAAGAGGCAAGAGACTGTTGAGGATGTTCCCTGTGGTAACACCGTTGCTATGGTTGGTCTTGATCAGTTCATCACCAAGAATGCTACGCTGACGAACGAGAAAGAAGTTGATGCTCATCCTATCCGTGCGATGAAGTTCTCTGTGTCCCCTGTTGTACGTGTTGCTGTTCAGTGCAAGGTCGCTTCTGATCTTCCCAAGCTTGTTGAGGGACTTAAGAGGCTGGCCAAGTCTGATCCTATGGTTGTCTGCACAATGGAGGAGTCAGGTGAGCACATTGTTGCTGGTGCTGGAGAGCTCCATCTTGAGATTTGCTTGAAGGATCTTCAGGATGATTTCATGGGTGGTGCGGAGATCGTCAAGTCAGACCCTGTCGTCTCATTCCGTGAGACTGTTTTGGAGCGGTCTGTGCGTACCGTGATGAGCAAATCACCAAACAAGCATAACCGTCTGTACATGGAGGCTAGGCCCTTGGAGGATGGTCTTGCGGAGGCTATTGATGACGGCCGTATTGGTCCAAGAGATGATCCCAAGATACGTTCCAAGATCTTGGCAGAGGAGTTTGGTTGGGACAAGGATCTTGCAAAGAAGATATGGGCGTTTGGACCTGAAACCACAGGGCCCAACATGGTTGTTGACATGTGTAAGGGAGTTCAATACCTGAATGAAATCAAGGATTCTGTTGTTGCTGGGTTCCAGTGGGCTTCAAAGGAAGGTCCTCTTTGTGATGAGAACATGAGAGGGATCTGCTTTGAGGTTTGCGATGTGGTGCTCCACTCTGATGCTATCCACAGAGGTGGTGGTCAGGTTATCCCGACAGCGAGGAGGGTTATCTACGCCTCGCAGCTCACCGCCAAGCCCAGGCTGTTGGAGCCGGTTTACATGGTGGAGATCCAAGCACCAGAAGGAGCTCTTGGAGGAATCTACAGCGTGCTGAATCAGAAGCGTGGACACGTGTTTGAGGAGATGCAGAGGCCAGGAACACCGCTGTACAACATCAAGGCGTACCTGCCAGTCGTTGAGTCATTTGGATTCTCGAGTCAGCTTAGAGCAGCAACCTCAGGACAGGCCTTCCCTCAGTGTGTGTTTGATCATTGGGAGATGATGTCGTCTGACCCACTGGAGGCAGGATCGCAGGCTTCAACGTTGGTGGCTGACATCAGGAAGAGGAAGGGTATGAAGGAACAGATGACTCCATTGTCTGATTTCGAAGACAAGCTGTAA
- the LOC106382667 gene encoding uncharacterized protein LOC106382667: MDSQQRSLCFISLAFLFITCSSAEFLIQQVTQGRGTENNSSYSLDANLGVTRVLRDERPSSKIVTIAGYSVIKGRGEPYESSVFEAAGYKWRIVLYVVGNANDGGAGYISLYVRIEETESLPFGWELNNVDLKLFVHNPKLNKYLTVTDGALKRFNGVKKESGFGQLIALSTFENTNEGYIVQDTCSFGAEILIVKPAEVQEKVTFISNPPDNVFTWKILRFSNLEDKFYYSADFLVGDRYWRLGFNPKGDGGGRPHALPIFLFAQGFGPNAVATNTWGAVNLRLKNQRSTNHRQIYSAAWYPIRSGYGVGVNNIILLADLNDASKGYLVNDAIIFEAEMVKVSVTNIVSV; encoded by the exons ATGGATAGTCAACAAAGGAGTTTGTGTTTCATTTCTCTAGCTTTTCTCTTCATCACTTGCTCTTCAGCTGAGTTCCTCATTCAACAGGTCACGCAAGGCAGAGGAACTGAGAACAACAGTTCTTACAGTCTCGACGCGAATCTTG GAGTGACAAGAGTGTTGAGAGACGAGCGACCATCGAGTAAGATAGTGACAATAGCTGGCTACTCCGTCATTAAAGGAAGAGGCGAACCCTACGAGTCCTCTGTTTTTGAAGCTGCTGGTTACAAATG gaGAATAGTTTTGTACGTGGTTGGTAATGCTAACGATGGTGGAGCTGGCTATATATCACTTTACGTGAGAATCGAAGAGACTGAATCTCTTCCCTTTGGTTGGGAACTCAATAATGTTGATCTCAAACTCTTTGTCCACAATCCAAAGCTGAACAAGTACTTGACTGTCACAG ATGGGGCATTGAAGCGATTCAATGGAGTGAAAAAAGAGTCGGGATTTGGACAATTGATTGCTCTTTCAACATTCGAGAACACCAACGAAGGGTACATTGTGCAGGACACTTGCTCTTTTGGTGCTGAGATCCTCATAGTTAAACCAGCCGAGGTACAAGAGAAAGTGACGTTCATATCAAACCCTCCAGACAATGTGTTTACTTGGAAGATACTTCGTTTCTCCAACTTGGAAGATAAATTCTACTATTCTGCTGATTTTCTCGTTGGAGACCGATACTG GAGATTAGGGTTTAACCCGAAAGGAGATGGAGGAGGAAGACCACATGCACTTCCAATCTTCTTATTTGCTCAAGGCTTTGGGCCAAACGCAGTCGCTACAAACACTTGGGGAGCGGTTAATCTGCGCTTAAAGAATCAACGAAGCACCAACCATAGACAAATATATT ctgcAGCTTGGTACCCTATTCGAAGCGGTTATGGCGTGGGAGTAAACAATATCATATTGTTAGCAGATTTAAACGATGCATCCAAAGGGTATTTGGTGAATGATGCTATCATCTTTGAAGCTGAAATGGTTAAGGTCTCTGTGACCAACATCGTCTCCGTTTAG